One Turneriella parva DSM 21527 genomic region harbors:
- the rpmE gene encoding 50S ribosomal protein L31, with translation MKAGIHPVYEDAVIRCACGAEHKTRSTKKEIFVEICSNCHPFFTGKTKLVDTAGRVDKFKKKYKMK, from the coding sequence ATGAAAGCAGGTATACATCCCGTTTATGAAGACGCGGTGATCCGTTGCGCATGCGGCGCGGAACACAAGACGCGCTCAACCAAAAAAGAAATCTTTGTCGAAATTTGCTCTAACTGCCACCCATTCTTCACTGGCAAGACCAAGCTGGTCGATACAGCAGGTCGCGTAGACAAATTCAAGAAAAAATACAAAATGAAATAA
- a CDS encoding RMD1 family protein, whose product MLYQRGAMKLHSYSIAESIHLGPIAAASTHETMTVLDREIFIRLGKNSCYSIYSFGAVVFYNVPEAEQQLALQNVRAHADGLHEKALSEDHDLKLGAGKPHAIPSEIKVPKASDDVLRVVMQNLAYSVTLDYFQQIAAALLESVKSRAEEIAKSGKIRLREKQLNQFIGRVMTVKNRIAEHFYIFQALDEVWENDLLGRVHHGMVQSLDLKVRFEEVEGSFRIIEENLHMMNELHVNAQSHRIEIVITVLILIEVLDLIGDKFKIFH is encoded by the coding sequence ATGCTTTACCAACGCGGTGCGATGAAACTCCATTCGTATTCGATCGCCGAATCGATTCACCTCGGGCCCATCGCCGCCGCATCGACGCATGAAACGATGACCGTGCTCGACCGCGAAATTTTTATTCGCCTCGGCAAAAATTCGTGTTACAGCATCTACAGTTTTGGCGCAGTCGTTTTCTACAACGTGCCTGAAGCCGAGCAGCAGCTGGCATTGCAGAACGTGCGCGCGCATGCAGACGGTCTGCACGAAAAGGCGCTCAGCGAAGACCATGACCTGAAGCTCGGCGCGGGCAAACCGCATGCGATACCGTCAGAGATCAAAGTGCCAAAAGCGAGCGACGACGTTCTACGGGTGGTCATGCAGAATCTCGCCTACTCGGTGACACTCGACTATTTTCAGCAGATCGCTGCGGCACTGCTTGAATCGGTCAAGAGCCGCGCGGAAGAGATAGCAAAGTCAGGCAAGATCAGGCTGCGTGAAAAGCAGCTCAACCAGTTTATCGGCAGGGTAATGACTGTAAAGAATCGTATCGCCGAGCACTTCTATATCTTTCAGGCGCTCGATGAAGTGTGGGAAAACGACCTGTTGGGACGCGTGCACCACGGTATGGTGCAGTCGCTGGATCTCAAAGTGCGCTTCGAAGAAGTCGAAGGCAGCTTTCGCATCATCGAAGAAAACCTGCACATGATGAACGAGCTGCACGTCAATGCGCAAAGCCACCGCATTGAGATCGTGATCACGGTTTTGATTTTGATCGAGGTCTTAGACCTGATTGGCGACAAGTTCAAAATCTTTCATTAA
- a CDS encoding type II toxin-antitoxin system VapC family toxin, translating into MLVIFIDTSALVKRYIVEEGTREVLGIFEDSYDIRVSAVTKAEAISAFNFRRHRGDISKAEYARCIDSFFEDFKDFEVVPLSDTVESKVQKLAEKYGHKALDNIQLASALVMKPGKFVTSDKKLGSIAELEKLKVKKI; encoded by the coding sequence ATCCTGGTAATATTCATCGATACGTCCGCTTTAGTTAAGCGTTATATTGTCGAAGAGGGCACCCGGGAAGTTCTTGGGATATTTGAAGATTCTTATGACATTAGAGTCAGTGCTGTTACCAAAGCTGAGGCGATCTCAGCTTTTAATTTTCGGCGGCACCGAGGCGATATCTCGAAAGCCGAGTATGCGCGGTGTATAGACTCCTTTTTCGAAGATTTTAAGGATTTTGAGGTCGTGCCGCTTTCTGATACTGTTGAGTCAAAAGTGCAGAAGCTGGCTGAAAAATATGGGCACAAAGCTTTGGATAACATTCAGTTGGCATCAGCACTAGTGATGAAGCCCGGCAAATTTGTCACGAGCGATAAGAAACTGGGTTCGATTGCCGAACTCGAAAAACTCAAAGTCAAAAAAATCTAA
- a CDS encoding fumarate hydratase — MPTVIKQDDVIESVAGALQYISYYHPPDFIQAMKNAYEKEESRAAKDAMAQILLNSRMSAIGHRPLCQDTGIVSVFVNVGMDVQWNATMTLEDMINEGVRRAYMHPDNVLRASIVNDPAGARKNTKDNTPAVIYTRLVPGNEVEITVAAKGGGSENKAKFAMLNPSDSIVDWVLKTVPTMGAGWCPPGMLGIGIGGTADKAMVMAKESLMDPIDIQELIARGPQNKAEELRITLYNEVNKLGIGAQGLGGLTTVLDVKIKDCPTHAASLPIAIIPNCAATRHAHLTLDGSGPVYLDPPKIEDWPNIEWKAEGAKRVNVNDLKKEDLAAFKPGETLLLTGSILTGRDAAHKRIADLMAKGEKLPDGVDFHNRFIYYVGPVDPVRDEVVGPAGPTTATRMDKFTDMMLEKTGLIGMIGKSERGPQAIEAIKKHKAIYLMAVGGAAYLVAKAIKKSRVVAFADLGMEAIYEFEVEDMPVSVAVDVNGESVHTTGPALWKKKIAG; from the coding sequence ATGCCCACAGTCATCAAGCAAGACGACGTCATCGAATCGGTAGCTGGCGCGCTACAATATATTTCTTACTACCACCCGCCCGACTTTATCCAGGCAATGAAGAACGCGTATGAAAAAGAAGAGTCCCGTGCGGCCAAAGACGCTATGGCGCAGATTCTTCTGAACTCCCGCATGTCGGCAATCGGCCACCGCCCGCTTTGCCAGGATACCGGCATTGTATCGGTTTTCGTCAATGTCGGCATGGATGTGCAATGGAATGCAACGATGACTTTGGAAGACATGATCAACGAAGGTGTACGCCGTGCTTATATGCACCCTGACAATGTACTCCGCGCGTCGATTGTGAACGACCCGGCGGGTGCCCGCAAGAATACCAAGGACAACACGCCTGCCGTCATCTATACCCGACTCGTACCCGGCAATGAGGTAGAGATTACCGTTGCGGCAAAAGGTGGCGGTTCTGAGAACAAGGCAAAATTTGCTATGCTGAACCCTTCGGACAGCATTGTCGACTGGGTACTGAAAACCGTACCGACAATGGGCGCAGGCTGGTGCCCACCTGGCATGCTGGGTATCGGCATTGGCGGTACCGCGGACAAAGCGATGGTGATGGCAAAAGAATCGCTGATGGATCCGATTGACATCCAGGAGCTCATTGCACGCGGGCCACAGAACAAGGCTGAAGAGCTGCGCATTACCCTCTACAACGAGGTAAACAAACTGGGTATTGGTGCACAGGGCCTGGGTGGCCTCACCACAGTGCTCGACGTCAAAATCAAAGACTGTCCGACGCATGCTGCCTCGCTGCCGATTGCGATCATACCCAACTGCGCGGCGACGCGCCACGCGCACCTGACGCTCGATGGATCAGGCCCGGTTTATCTCGACCCACCGAAGATTGAAGACTGGCCGAATATTGAATGGAAGGCAGAGGGAGCGAAACGCGTTAACGTCAATGACCTCAAAAAAGAAGACCTCGCCGCCTTCAAACCCGGCGAGACGCTGTTGCTCACAGGGTCAATCCTCACTGGCCGCGACGCCGCACACAAGCGCATTGCCGACCTGATGGCAAAAGGAGAAAAACTGCCCGACGGTGTCGATTTCCACAACCGCTTCATCTACTACGTGGGCCCGGTCGACCCGGTGCGTGACGAAGTCGTTGGGCCTGCTGGCCCCACGACTGCGACCCGCATGGACAAGTTCACCGACATGATGCTCGAAAAGACCGGTCTCATCGGCATGATCGGCAAGTCAGAGCGTGGTCCGCAGGCGATTGAAGCAATTAAGAAACACAAAGCGATCTACCTCATGGCAGTTGGCGGCGCGGCCTACCTTGTTGCTAAGGCAATCAAGAAGTCGCGCGTGGTTGCGTTTGCCGACCTGGGCATGGAAGCGATTTACGAATTCGAGGTCGAGGATATGCCGGTTTCTGTTGCAGTCGACGTGAACGGCGAATCGGTGCACACCACCGGCCCGGCGCTCTGGAAGAAAAAAATCGCTGGTTAG
- a CDS encoding sterol desaturase family protein has translation MPAICELSWQCAGQIALFQLKMNFVRYYPIAGLAFVIFWVWKKGYFQRFKIQQAFPRSERIRYEILQSAVTLIVFTLIGVATFAARKAGYLPGEIYRDAGKYGGWPYMIFTIVAVTVWHETWFYWMHRLVHRKRLYKHIHLVHHKSINPTPLAAYNFHAIEAFLEGIYLVIFTCLVPTQFWVLMGHTFYAMIMNIWWHLGYEFFPAAWASHPILRWINTSTHHNMHHAKFDGNYSLYFNFWDRIMGTNFPDYEKHYAEVTARRRQERADAAAAV, from the coding sequence ATGCCTGCAATCTGTGAGCTGAGCTGGCAATGCGCGGGGCAAATAGCCCTGTTTCAGCTCAAGATGAACTTTGTTCGTTATTACCCGATTGCAGGGTTGGCATTTGTCATTTTCTGGGTCTGGAAAAAAGGCTATTTTCAGCGTTTCAAGATCCAGCAGGCGTTCCCTCGCTCAGAGCGCATTCGCTATGAAATTCTGCAATCCGCAGTCACCCTGATTGTCTTCACGCTGATTGGCGTAGCAACATTTGCCGCGCGCAAAGCGGGCTACCTGCCGGGTGAAATCTACCGCGACGCCGGCAAATATGGCGGTTGGCCTTACATGATCTTCACGATTGTGGCTGTAACTGTGTGGCATGAGACCTGGTTCTATTGGATGCACCGCCTCGTGCACCGCAAGAGACTCTATAAACATATTCACCTGGTTCACCATAAGTCCATAAACCCGACCCCGCTGGCGGCTTACAACTTTCATGCAATCGAGGCATTTCTTGAAGGTATATATCTGGTAATTTTCACCTGCCTCGTGCCGACCCAATTCTGGGTTCTGATGGGCCACACCTTCTATGCAATGATCATGAACATCTGGTGGCATCTGGGGTACGAATTTTTTCCCGCTGCCTGGGCATCGCATCCAATCTTGAGGTGGATTAACACCTCAACACACCACAATATGCACCATGCAAAGTTCGACGGTAACTACAGCCTGTACTTCAACTTCTGGGATCGCATCATGGGCACAAACTTTCCCGACTATGAGAAGCATTACGCTGAAGTGACGGCGCGGCGCAGGCAAGAGCGGGCCGATGCGGCGGCGGCTGTTTAG
- a CDS encoding TIGR00341 family protein: MKYSLADLLDNFKLKAHRENFRSVIKTIESGVQFRGTNLWVLVFAILIASLGLNVNSPAVIIGAMLVSPLMGPIMGMGLAMGINDLQLLRKSLTNYAFAAGVSLATSTLFFLASPINEAHSELLARTTPNVYDVLIAFVGGLAGILATASKLKGNVLPGVAIATALMPPLCTAGYGIATGQGRFFAGAFYLFIINTVFIALATLVTVRFMRFPYREQPDPDRALKVRRIIWLVTLLTILPSVYLGYQIVDDTRFKNRAERFIEFETAIPGDFLLKKSIDSRERSIVLTFGGKPITSAQIADMRRKLAAYGIETARLEVKQGFEVSDEKATSAAQARIADRALAAQILGELQAQGFTLENASIAPAILVSPDKADVENWVVSIETRERLPAPVKQRIADWLKVRLKAEHISVQILP; encoded by the coding sequence ATGAAGTATTCGCTCGCCGACCTGCTCGACAACTTCAAGCTCAAGGCGCACCGTGAGAATTTTCGCTCGGTCATCAAAACGATTGAAAGCGGCGTGCAGTTTCGCGGCACAAACCTCTGGGTTCTGGTGTTCGCGATTCTGATCGCCTCGCTCGGCCTCAACGTCAATTCGCCGGCGGTAATCATTGGCGCAATGCTCGTGTCGCCGCTCATGGGCCCGATCATGGGCATGGGCCTGGCGATGGGCATCAACGACCTGCAACTGCTCAGAAAGTCGCTGACGAATTATGCGTTCGCTGCGGGTGTCAGCCTCGCGACCTCTACCCTGTTCTTTCTGGCGTCGCCGATCAACGAAGCCCATTCAGAACTTCTCGCACGCACGACGCCCAATGTATACGATGTGCTGATCGCCTTTGTCGGCGGGCTTGCAGGCATTCTCGCCACTGCCAGCAAGCTGAAGGGCAACGTCTTGCCGGGCGTCGCGATTGCGACCGCGCTGATGCCTCCGCTTTGCACCGCGGGCTATGGCATCGCCACGGGTCAGGGGCGCTTTTTTGCAGGCGCATTTTACCTCTTCATTATCAATACAGTATTTATCGCCCTGGCAACCCTCGTGACGGTGCGATTCATGCGCTTTCCCTATCGCGAACAGCCCGACCCTGACCGCGCGCTAAAAGTGAGGCGCATTATTTGGCTCGTGACACTGCTGACCATTCTGCCGAGCGTCTACCTGGGTTACCAGATCGTCGACGACACACGTTTCAAGAACCGCGCCGAGCGCTTCATTGAGTTCGAAACAGCAATACCGGGGGATTTTCTGCTCAAGAAGAGTATCGATTCCCGGGAGCGGTCAATTGTACTGACATTTGGCGGCAAACCGATCACGAGCGCGCAGATCGCTGATATGCGGCGAAAACTTGCGGCTTATGGCATAGAAACAGCAAGGCTCGAGGTCAAGCAGGGTTTTGAAGTGAGTGATGAAAAGGCGACATCTGCTGCGCAGGCACGCATTGCCGACAGGGCCCTTGCTGCCCAGATTCTGGGCGAGCTTCAGGCTCAGGGTTTCACCCTTGAAAATGCCAGCATCGCACCTGCGATACTCGTCAGCCCCGACAAGGCCGACGTCGAAAACTGGGTAGTGTCGATTGAAACACGCGAACGCCTGCCAGCACCCGTGAAGCAACGCATCGCCGACTGGCTCAAGGTCAGACTCAAAGCCGAACACATCAGCGTTCAGATTTTACCCTAA
- a CDS encoding M23 family metallopeptidase — MGRFTFVSCLLFTGAVPVIAAETGLDWPVEKDKKYQISSTFGESRLDHFHNGIDLPGEGMKVITPRDGRVLYRIQTEFTPGEMPFGGGNTLIVDHGDQWTGYMHLKTMADAVLQSFKLTAGEKLGTSGNTGHSGGPHLHFFIYDAANRAMLNPLIVMPHTYYADTRPPEAKDWGVLLADKFASVNPDKGFRLTSDYPVYLLLQDHGTGRERWGVYEYKVSIDDKEVMSARFDRILFKDDAWQLGTGQAFEDIFFKNYYSLTTQVRRSKKVGIEAKDIKGNTFAKTYELKIQQN; from the coding sequence ATGGGGCGCTTTACTTTCGTCAGCTGTCTGTTGTTTACCGGCGCAGTGCCAGTGATCGCGGCAGAGACGGGCCTCGACTGGCCTGTAGAGAAAGACAAAAAATACCAGATCAGCTCGACCTTCGGCGAATCGCGGCTCGACCATTTTCACAACGGCATCGATCTGCCGGGCGAAGGCATGAAAGTTATCACTCCCCGCGATGGGCGGGTGCTATACCGCATACAAACTGAGTTTACGCCCGGTGAAATGCCGTTCGGCGGTGGCAATACGCTCATCGTCGACCACGGCGACCAGTGGACCGGCTACATGCACCTGAAGACGATGGCCGATGCGGTGCTGCAATCGTTCAAACTGACCGCGGGCGAAAAGCTGGGCACTTCGGGCAACACCGGCCACTCAGGCGGGCCACACCTTCACTTCTTTATATACGATGCCGCAAACCGGGCGATGCTGAACCCCCTTATCGTCATGCCGCATACCTACTACGCCGATACCCGGCCTCCCGAGGCGAAAGACTGGGGTGTGCTGCTCGCCGATAAGTTTGCGAGCGTTAATCCCGATAAAGGCTTTCGCCTGACGAGTGACTATCCAGTTTACCTGCTATTGCAAGACCACGGCACCGGTCGCGAACGCTGGGGAGTTTATGAGTACAAGGTCTCGATCGATGACAAAGAAGTGATGTCGGCGAGGTTCGACCGCATTCTTTTCAAAGACGACGCCTGGCAGCTCGGCACTGGCCAGGCATTCGAAGACATCTTCTTCAAAAACTACTACTCGCTCACAACGCAGGTGCGCCGCTCGAAAAAAGTCGGCATAGAGGCGAAAGATATCAAGGGCAATACTTTCGCCAAAACATACGAGTTGAAAATACAACAGAACTAG
- a CDS encoding type II toxin-antitoxin system Phd/YefM family antitoxin → MLLNVAYSELRQHLAENLDAVANGDTILVERRGKVVAKIVPVEQPKKAKKSWHRKFEPIKIKGPPMSETIRQMRDESW, encoded by the coding sequence ATGCTGCTGAACGTCGCCTATTCAGAACTCAGGCAACATCTGGCCGAAAACCTCGATGCCGTCGCTAATGGGGATACAATACTCGTTGAAAGGCGGGGCAAGGTTGTTGCGAAAATCGTGCCAGTAGAGCAGCCAAAGAAAGCGAAAAAAAGCTGGCACAGAAAATTCGAGCCCATTAAAATTAAGGGTCCTCCAATGTCTGAAACGATACGGCAGATGCGGGACGAATCCTGGTAA
- a CDS encoding glycosyltransferase family 2 protein, with amino-acid sequence MIAAVIPVLNEEKSIGLVAKDLLATAKREKLKIQIIVCDNGSTDKTAVVAKKAGCLVVTEPARGYGSACLRALQEVPAAAKVVLFIDGDYSDFPEEFPHLVGPILTGAADLVIGSRTLAGAVRDRGSLTPQQRFGNWLATFLIRLFFRQRYSDLGPFRAISRSALQALNMQDRNFGWTVEMQIRAVRKNLRIAEVPVSYRRRIGVSKISGTIKGSVLAGYIILKTIFKEFLRKAC; translated from the coding sequence GTGATCGCGGCTGTAATTCCGGTTCTCAATGAAGAAAAATCCATTGGTCTTGTGGCCAAAGACCTTCTGGCTACCGCTAAACGCGAAAAGCTCAAAATACAGATCATTGTTTGTGACAATGGCTCGACCGATAAGACGGCAGTCGTCGCAAAAAAAGCAGGATGTCTCGTCGTCACCGAGCCGGCGCGAGGTTACGGGTCTGCGTGCTTACGGGCTCTGCAAGAAGTCCCTGCTGCGGCCAAAGTTGTACTCTTTATCGACGGCGACTATTCTGATTTTCCCGAAGAGTTTCCCCATCTGGTTGGCCCTATTCTCACCGGCGCCGCAGATCTGGTCATCGGTTCGCGAACCCTGGCAGGGGCCGTCAGAGACCGCGGCTCGCTCACCCCGCAGCAACGCTTCGGCAACTGGCTTGCGACATTCTTGATTCGCCTGTTCTTTAGGCAGAGGTATTCAGATCTGGGCCCCTTCAGGGCGATCAGCCGCAGCGCTCTGCAGGCACTCAATATGCAAGACCGCAATTTCGGCTGGACAGTCGAGATGCAGATACGTGCGGTCAGGAAAAACCTGCGCATTGCCGAAGTACCCGTCAGTTACCGCAGGCGTATCGGCGTTTCAAAAATTTCGGGCACGATCAAAGGTTCTGTTTTGGCCGGGTACATTATTCTAAAAACGATATTCAAAGAGTTTCTCCGCAAGGCCTGCTAA
- the kdsB gene encoding 3-deoxy-manno-octulosonate cytidylyltransferase codes for MRALGVIPARYASTRFPGKPLALIAGKPMIEWVYGAAKKCTDLDHVVVATDDARIADAVRQFGGEAVMTRDDHVSGFDRIVEVASKFSGFTHYVNVQGDEPLLPAANISGAVALFREHGEDCHIATTAVPFSNEADEANENMVKVVLAHDARALYFSRSRIPFYRKDVRASLPALKHQGLYAYSREALLKLAKLPVAALEEAESLEQLRFLYNGFNIFVHIAREDSPGVDVPEDIKRVEQILQHAV; via the coding sequence ATGCGCGCTTTGGGCGTTATCCCTGCGCGCTATGCTTCGACGCGTTTTCCCGGTAAACCGCTAGCCCTGATCGCCGGCAAGCCCATGATTGAATGGGTTTATGGCGCGGCGAAGAAGTGCACCGACCTCGATCACGTCGTCGTCGCAACCGACGATGCGCGCATTGCCGATGCTGTCAGGCAGTTCGGTGGCGAAGCGGTCATGACGCGTGACGACCATGTCTCGGGTTTCGATCGCATCGTTGAAGTGGCGTCAAAGTTCTCTGGTTTTACGCACTACGTCAATGTGCAGGGCGATGAACCTCTGCTGCCTGCTGCGAATATATCGGGCGCTGTGGCGCTCTTTCGGGAGCATGGTGAAGACTGCCATATCGCAACGACCGCTGTGCCTTTTTCAAACGAGGCCGACGAGGCGAATGAAAACATGGTCAAGGTTGTGCTCGCGCACGATGCGCGCGCGCTCTATTTTTCACGCTCGCGCATTCCGTTCTATCGCAAAGATGTGAGGGCCTCGCTGCCGGCGCTCAAGCACCAGGGGCTCTATGCCTATTCGCGCGAGGCATTGCTGAAGCTGGCCAAGCTGCCGGTCGCTGCGCTCGAAGAGGCCGAAAGCCTCGAGCAGCTGCGCTTTCTTTATAACGGCTTCAATATCTTTGTGCATATTGCCCGCGAAGATTCGCCGGGCGTCGATGTGCCCGAAGACATTAAGCGCGTCGAACAGATTCTGCAGCATGCCGTCTAA
- a CDS encoding putative Na+/H+ antiporter, translating into MNIPTPTLMEATGAILFALAVLHTFFVGKFHDWAHNFPHGSLRQNLIEFLAETEIVFGMWAALLFLIIIGQNQSVTPASKYIDSLNFTEAKFVLAIMVMAASKPVLRAAEQLINGLARLLPLPSGAAFYFVALGIGPVLGSFITEPAAMTLIALILRQRLYSRDVSKTFAYATLGLLLVNVSVGGVLTHFAAPPVLMVAGKWNWGLSYMFMHFGWRGLLTTITGTIIVMALFTRELKKIAPAEERKGTIPVWLTLMHLALIGLTVVFAHHENIFFGIFMIFLGLTVATKEYQEPLKLREGLLVGFFLAGLVTLGSLQAFWLKPLLESLDVNQLYFGATGLTAITDNAALTYLGSLSPGLSEQMKIALVAGAVTGGGLTVIANAPNPAGVGILRHSKFFQENGLSPLFLLLGATGPTLVAILFFWVL; encoded by the coding sequence ATGAACATACCCACCCCGACTTTGATGGAAGCGACCGGGGCAATTCTCTTTGCCCTGGCCGTCTTACACACGTTTTTTGTAGGCAAGTTTCACGACTGGGCGCATAACTTTCCGCACGGTTCGCTGAGGCAGAACCTCATTGAATTTCTCGCTGAGACTGAAATCGTCTTCGGCATGTGGGCCGCGCTGCTGTTTCTGATTATCATCGGCCAGAACCAGAGCGTCACCCCTGCGTCAAAATACATAGACAGCCTGAATTTCACCGAGGCGAAATTCGTACTCGCGATCATGGTTATGGCCGCTTCAAAACCGGTGTTGCGGGCGGCGGAGCAACTCATCAATGGCCTTGCGCGCCTTTTACCATTGCCTTCTGGCGCGGCGTTCTACTTTGTCGCGCTCGGCATCGGCCCGGTGCTCGGCTCATTCATCACCGAACCTGCGGCGATGACCTTAATCGCGCTGATTTTGCGCCAGCGGCTCTATAGCCGCGATGTATCAAAAACTTTCGCGTACGCAACTCTCGGCCTGTTGCTCGTGAATGTTTCAGTGGGGGGAGTTCTCACGCATTTCGCCGCGCCCCCCGTGCTGATGGTCGCGGGCAAATGGAACTGGGGTCTCAGCTATATGTTTATGCATTTCGGCTGGCGCGGCCTCTTGACGACTATCACCGGCACGATCATCGTCATGGCGCTCTTTACCCGTGAACTCAAAAAGATAGCGCCCGCAGAAGAACGAAAGGGCACGATTCCGGTGTGGCTGACGCTGATGCACCTCGCGCTGATTGGGCTCACCGTCGTGTTCGCACACCATGAAAACATCTTCTTCGGCATTTTTATGATCTTTTTGGGGTTGACTGTCGCCACGAAAGAGTACCAAGAACCTCTGAAATTGCGTGAAGGCCTGCTCGTCGGCTTCTTTCTTGCGGGTCTTGTCACGCTGGGCAGTTTGCAGGCTTTCTGGTTGAAGCCGCTGCTCGAATCGCTCGACGTCAACCAGCTCTATTTCGGCGCGACGGGCCTGACTGCCATCACCGATAATGCTGCGCTCACCTACCTTGGGTCACTTTCACCGGGCCTCAGCGAGCAAATGAAAATTGCACTGGTTGCGGGTGCAGTCACGGGCGGCGGCCTCACGGTCATCGCCAATGCGCCGAACCCGGCGGGTGTGGGTATACTCAGGCACAGCAAATTCTTTCAGGAGAATGGTTTATCCCCCCTGTTCTTGCTCTTAGGCGCCACGGGGCCGACCCTTGTCGCCATATTGTTTTTCTGGGTCTTGTAG
- a CDS encoding DNA-3-methyladenine glycosylase family protein, with amino-acid sequence MPSKPHYWDTATTHLQRSDKTLAAIIAKYPEVKLRLKKDSFTTLARAIVGQQISVKAADSIWARVVAAAQGRMTKIDPAKILALNTKALRACGLSERKVSYLQNLSERYVSGHLNGQKLARMQDAEVKKTLVALHGIGPWTADMYMMFNLWRPDILPLGDVGLVRAIELHYFEGRKVPLEKVRKTAAPWSPYATVATWYLWRSLDPIPVEY; translated from the coding sequence ATGCCGTCTAAACCGCATTACTGGGACACAGCAACCACCCACCTGCAGCGCAGCGACAAAACACTCGCAGCAATTATTGCGAAATACCCTGAGGTGAAGCTGCGGCTCAAAAAAGATTCATTCACCACGCTTGCGCGCGCGATTGTCGGCCAGCAGATTTCGGTGAAAGCAGCCGATTCCATTTGGGCGCGGGTCGTCGCTGCCGCGCAGGGCCGCATGACGAAGATAGATCCCGCTAAGATTCTCGCGCTGAATACAAAAGCGCTGCGGGCCTGCGGGCTCTCAGAGCGCAAGGTGAGCTATCTGCAGAATCTTTCAGAGCGTTACGTCTCGGGTCATCTGAATGGGCAGAAACTAGCGCGCATGCAGGATGCAGAAGTGAAGAAGACGCTGGTTGCACTGCACGGTATTGGCCCGTGGACAGCCGACATGTATATGATGTTCAATCTCTGGCGGCCCGACATTTTACCACTGGGTGACGTGGGCCTCGTGCGGGCAATTGAACTGCATTATTTTGAGGGCCGAAAGGTGCCGCTTGAAAAGGTCCGCAAAACCGCCGCGCCCTGGTCGCCTTACGCGACCGTCGCCACCTGGTACCTCTGGCGCTCGCTGGATCCTATACCGGTGGAATACTAA